GGGTATTGCTACCCGTAAACGGGTTGAGAAAATTATTAAGGATGTGGGTTTTTCTCCCCATATCGGTGCGCGGGGATTGCGTGCGAAACAAAACGCCTGCATCGGCGTGGCGATGCCCGTTCCTTTTGAAGCATCACCTGCCAGCCAAAGTTTTTTGCTGTGGCTCTTTACATTGCTTTATAAGGTCTTCAGCGGTCCGGGCGAATATGTGTGTTTTGATTTGGCAACCTTAGCGCCGCAAGTCAGTGTTGATTATGTCCGTGGTCTTTTTGCACAACTCTTCAAAGCCTTTCTGCTCATAGGTCCCTTGGCGGTAGATGATTCCAGAATCCGGCTGATCCATAATGCGGGCCACCCCTATTTGGCATTGGGAAGACTCGATGCTTTCCCTGAGTGCAGCAGTGCAACGGTCGATTATGTGGAAGGAGCTTATCAAAGTACCCGATTCCTGTTGGAACGCGGCCATACCCGCATTGCCATGCTCAAAGCCTTTGAAGGGTATCAACCGGGCGTTGAGCGGCTCCGCGGTTATGAGAAAGCCCTTAATGAGGCGGGGGTAAGCATGGATCCGGCATTGATTCAAAACATTCAATTCGGCCCTAAGAATGTGACCGTCGCTGTTGAGGCGCTGTTACAAGATCGGTCCATAACGGCGTTGATTGATGCCAGTGCCACGGAGGACGGTGTGAGCATACGGGAAGGACTGAAACTAGCGGGCCGCGACCCGGAAAAAAATCTTGAGGTCGTCTCGTGGACCTATAATAAAGGCGTTTCTGTATTACATGAAGAAGTTGCCCATCTTTGGCTGCCTGTACGCGAATCGGCAGAAGAAGGGGTCTCCCGTCTTGCCGACTGGATTTATGGGCGCAGTGAGGGGCCCATCAAAGTACTGCATCAGCCGGTGTTGGAAGAGTCTGTGGGAGAAAAAGAAATCGAACCGCCCACGCGTCTCTTTGAATCGCTTGATTAGCCGAATCCATTGTGCGCCGGCAAGTGGGCAGGCACGGTCTTACAAGAGTTTCAAAAACTTGTGGTTTCCTTTGGGGAAGGGATAGTCGTCGAATTCGTCGCGGGTCACCCATTTTAGTTCGGTGTGAAAATTCGGACGTGGCTTGCCTTTCACCACACGGCACCGGAAGACGTTCAGGGTGACCTTAAAATGGGTGTAGGCGTGTTTCGCAACGGTTATGAGTCCGCCCGGCTCAATTTCGATGCCCAGTTCTTCTCTGCATTCCCGTATCAGCGCCTGTTGATGATTCTCGCCGGCTTCCAGTTTGCCGCCGGGAAATTCCCAGAGTCCGCCTAAGAAACCGGTGGAAGGGCGCTTGCCGATTAAGTAGCCTTCGCCTTTGCAGAGAACTGCAACCACGACTTCATGATGGGGCACCGTTTTTTTGACACTTCGCATAGGCAGCTCTTCTTGGGAGCCCAACTTATAGGCTTCACAATGGACTTGCACGGGACAGTCGTGGCAATCGGGCGTTTTCGGCGTGCAGATGCGCGCGCCCAATTCCATCATGGCTTGGTTGAAGTCGCCCGGTTCTTTTTGGGACAAGAGGGATCCCGCCATAGCCC
The window above is part of the Candidatus Hydrogenedentota bacterium genome. Proteins encoded here:
- a CDS encoding LacI family transcriptional regulator, which gives rise to VRPPYTDYLTKIIESPIAAEPRQGEWTIYDVAKVAGVSTNTVSKVLNKKPGVGIATRKRVEKIIKDVGFSPHIGARGLRAKQNACIGVAMPVPFEASPASQSFLLWLFTLLYKVFSGPGEYVCFDLATLAPQVSVDYVRGLFAQLFKAFLLIGPLAVDDSRIRLIHNAGHPYLALGRLDAFPECSSATVDYVEGAYQSTRFLLERGHTRIAMLKAFEGYQPGVERLRGYEKALNEAGVSMDPALIQNIQFGPKNVTVAVEALLQDRSITALIDASATEDGVSIREGLKLAGRDPEKNLEVVSWTYNKGVSVLHEEVAHLWLPVRESAEEGVSRLADWIYGRSEGPIKVLHQPVLEESVGEKEIEPPTRLFESLD
- the mutY gene encoding A/G-specific adenine glycosylase yields the protein MRGTIQNFQHDLLAWFEDEARDLPWRRTKDPYRIYLSEIMLQQTRVDQGLPYYERFLERFPDLKSLADAEEEEVLKQWEGLGYYTRARNLHRTARILMEQYKGNFPDTPEVLQLLPGIGKYTAGAIASIAFNKAAPVLDGNVKRVLARINALKASIDASAVQQQLWAMAGSLLSQKEPGDFNQAMMELGARICTPKTPDCHDCPVQVHCEAYKLGSQEELPMRSVKKTVPHHEVVVAVLCKGEGYLIGKRPSTGFLGGLWEFPGGKLEAGENHQQALIRECREELGIEIEPGGLITVAKHAYTHFKVTLNVFRCRVVKGKPRPNFHTELKWVTRDEFDDYPFPKGNHKFLKLL